AGAAAGAAAAAGGTCTTCTAAAATCATCCAAACTAATGGTTAATAATAGTTCCATTGTGTTTCACATCCAAGAGATATTTCCATTCTAATAATATCCAATGCCTATGAAATAAAGATCCTACTGTGGAATTTCAGGCATTAGAATCAAGTTCATAGGATAGGGGTACCAAATGAAGTATTAAAGCCTTCCCGGGACTCCCATAAGACCACACAACATTGGAAGAAAAGGACAAAGCAAACACAAACTTCCGTATCCATATGCCACAGACTTTCTACACAGCATGGCACACTAACACCAAGAGGCAAAGTGGATAAACCCAAGGTTGCACAGGTAGAAGGTGATAGGGCAGGAATTCCAATCTAGGTGGTCCTTCCCTGAAGGCTGTGCATTTTGCACTCTGGGAAACTGAAGAAGAGAAGATGCAGCTCTTCTCcaaaacattctccaaaatacaGACATCAATGAATCCATGCAGCTATAATTAGTACAATGGAATACAGGGGCTCATctaaatacaaaagcaaaatacaaacaAGTTATGTTGTCCTCAATTCCTCACAGTTGATTAAAATCAGAATGCTTATTTGGCCACCCTATACATGATAATTtcttgtatgttttcatttttatcccaTCCCAGAGTTCACTTTCTTCCCCCACAGCTTCCTCATGGCATTTTTCACCTCTGCATTTCTGAGTGTGTAGATGATGGGGTTCAGCATGGGAGTGACAACCGTGTAGAACACGGCCACCAGTTTGTCCTCAGTGAAGGTGGACGGAGGTCGCATGTAGAGAAAGATGGCAGGTCCAAAGAACAAAAGGACCACCATGATATGAGAGGCACAGGTGGAGAGGGCTTTGCGCCTCCCCTCTGCAGAATGGTTCCTCAAGTTGAACAGGATGACAATATAGGAGGACActaggaggaggaaggaaaagatagaaataaCCCACTGTTGGCCAACACAATAACCCCCTCCACAGAAGTGTCAGTGCAGGCAAGCTTGAATAAGGGATGGAGGTCACAGAAGTAGTGGTCAATCACATTGGGACCACAGAAAGACAACTGGAGTGTAATAATAATCTGAACCATGGAGTGAAAAAAGCCACCAATCCAGGAACCAGCCACCAGAAGGCGACACACAGACCGGCTCATGATGGTTGTGTAGTGAaggggtttgcagatggccacatagcggtcataggccattaCCGTAAGCAGGAAGATCTCAGTGACTCCAAAGAAGTGGAAGAAGAATATCTGAGCTACACAGCCCTCCAGGGAAATGGTTTTAATCTTGGCAAGTAAGTCTGTGATGAATTTAGGGACAACAGTAGAAGAGTACGTGATCTCCACCAGGGACAGGTAGCTGAGGAAAAAGTACATGGGGGAATGCAAACTCTTACTGACATTGACTGTCAGGACAATGAGGCCATTGCCCACCACCGTGGCCAGGTACACGAGAAGAAATATCACAAAACACACTCTCTGCACCTCTGGATCCTGGAAAAGACCAATGATAATTAACTCAGTCACGTTATTTGTATTCGCCATGGGATCCAATCAGGTGTTCTGGACACAGGTCATGAGAGATCTGCAATAAAACAAACATTGTTGTAACCAATTCACCTCATTTATAACAAATTAGACAATGTAACCTGCATTATGATATATTAATCACCAATTCATTAATTTAGCCCGTATGTACTTATTCAGCATTAACTATTAGCAATCTAACAATTTGTATATTAGAAAATTAAGGCTCAGGGAGATGATTATTTACCCAGGATCACGCAGAAAGTGATGAATTCTGGGCCTCAGAACCAGGCTTTCTAACTTCAGCAAGGATTCTTTCGAATTTACCAGATGATTTGAATTTGAGGAGCCATTCAGGTTCATAGCCTACTCTTTTACCCTCTTCATTGCATTTCTCTTCTATTGGGGAATCCTCATGACATACTTGTGCTCCTAaattcctcatttccttcttctctgccttGGGAGACATCTTCTCACTGATAATATTTCCCTTTCCAAAAGGTCCTGAGCATAGTTCTGTTCACTCAGTTATACCagtcttcaactcaggtcagaTTCTCCACCATTTCACAGGCATCAATAACCATGTTCGAACGACAGGTGTTCTAATCCTCTGGAGAGAATTCAGCTTACTAGTTTGTCTCCATTTCACTACTACTTTCCTATCTTTTGCCCCACTAACCAAACTGAAAGATCCTTAACTCAGAGAGCTCATCCTCCTAGAGCATCATTATGGCTGGCCAGCCTGGCACTCTGGTTCCAGGTTGGTAGTCAGCAGCCAAGTAGATCATAACAAAAGTTATCCCCTGAACAGATCATTACTGAGCACTTCTTAGTCTATATCTATACACCCTTCTTCCCTTAAGACTATCCATAAGGGTGCACAGACTATCCACAAGACACAACATTCATGCTAACAATCTCCTAGGacacaaaacaatattttctagATTAAAGTGCcatcttcagaatttttttaccACATTTGAGCCatgagaaataaggaagaaataatatgaacATCTTGACTCCACTATAAAATTTATCTTCATTGcatttccctttatctttgaaattttcaagAAATGCTCTTTTATGAAAGTAAAAACATATCTGAACAgcaagaaacagtcaacagaaaaaacaaaggtCATAGACAGATGGAAAGAAAGCAGTGTGTGTCAGAAATCATCAGTAAGGATACGTGCTGAAGTGTGAAATTTCCTAAGAGAGAAGATACAGGAgttctcctcaaaaaaaaaagaaaaaaagtaactatatgagatgaatatgttaattagcttaaCTCTAGTAatcatttcattatgtttattgGAACATcaaattgtaaatattaaataggtctgatttttatcaaagaaaaaatgtttaacattaaATTGAGTCATTGACCTGAAAAACATTGGAAAACTAGTATTTAAGagcaatattagaaaaaaagaccaTGGTATTTCAGAGATGCAGAGTATCCTTGatctttgactcttttttttttttttttttacttaaattcaatttgccaaagaTGTAGTTTTCaacaattcatcagttgcatatagcacccagtgctcattatatcatgtgccctccttaatgcccgtcatccagttaacctacccaccaccaccccttcagcaaccctgtttgtttcccagaattaagagtctctcatggtttgtcttcctctctgatttttttcccattcagtttccccttcccttatggtccatTGTACCatctcttatattccacatatcaATGAAACCCATgggattgtctttctccaattgacttatttcacttagattcTTCACTTTCAATCTCTGATTCAGTCCCTTCTATACTTGGATACCACAGAACGTCCTTTATTCCTCAAATAAATTCTCCTCTTTGCTTAAACTAGTTTgatggttttctgtttcttggaaACAAAACCTCCTAAGATTTGAacctaggaaaaaataaataaaattgaaaaccatAGCAATAGTAAGAAAGTTCAAAATACAATTACTAGTTAGAAAAcacaactgaaaaatatttccttcacaATAGCCATGTAATTATGCagagaaaaccataaaactactaaGGGAACAccaaaaaattcatatataaaagaaaaactgtatccaccaaaagtaatttttataaactcatgtttaaacaataaaaatccaCATAAAGATCTTGACTCTCTCTAAATTTATCTACAAACTTATGCAACTTCAATCAAAtccaaaagaatttttctttgcaatttatataattatataattattataaaggtCGTCTGTATGGGGAAAAAGGGTAGGGAGAGATCAGCTatgcaccaaaaaaaaagaaactgccccTCCAAGAGCTAGGTTCCAGGAATAGAAGCACAGCAAAGAAATTACACTGGTACCCATTCTAAGCACAAGCAGTATTGTGTAAGTTCATCAGTGCAAGGCTCTGGCCAATAGGAGCAATGCTGTGGGCACCAAGCACCCAGAATCATTAGGAATATCTAACACCACCTCAGCACATCTTGGAACatcaagtgaatgaatgactagAAGACAAGATTGTGAAGACTCTTAGAGAATCAcctttcaccacatcctcacTTGTGAGCCCAAGGAAAGCATTTGGACAGAGGTTAGGGTTGCAGCTGATGAGACTAAGCTATGGGGGGAAAGGAGACCTTGAGGGAATTGTGACTTGGAAGATACTCTGATGACATCCTCACTCTCCAAGCTGCCCAGCTGTATCACATTTGATCCATGCTTCCACCTGATGTCTGCACCAGTCAGCACCACACCCCATGAATTTCTCATTAAACCATCCCCCACCAACCCCCTGCCATTTCTCTCCATTCTTCTTGCCACCCCTTCTCACATGCTGTCAGCAGATGCCCAAACTACCAATGCCTCTTGTCTCCAGGTGCTCACTCCCATCCATCCCACACACAGAAGCCAGAAAATTGTGTCCTAGACCCTTCTTTCCTCAGATCTTCCCCTGAGTAGGAATAGCCAGGGGAAACCTGAATTCCTCAGACTCACTTCTAAAGAATTCCACAGACTGACCCACCTCAGCAGTCACCCTCTTACCCACTAAACTTCAAATCatctctgttcatgtcctctCCCCATCCCAGAGCCCACCCTGCTCATTCCCACATGGAGCCTCCCTTTGCCAGAAATGCCCTCTCCTTATTCTTCCAACCCTATCCACCTTACAACCCAGTTCCAGTCTTGTGTGTTCAGCAAAGCTTGCCTTTCATACTCCAATTCATCTGAATCTTCTCCTTCCTGAGCATTGGAAAATACGTTGgttattttccttaaatgtctATCAAATCATACCACTATCCTAAAAATCTACCAACACCTCCCCAATGCCCATAGCATAAATTCCAATATTCTTGGCATGGACTCCAGGTCCTTCTTGAACTGACCATTACTTACCTTTGTACCCTTATTGTCATTTCCAAATGACTGTTTACAGCTATTCCCAAACCAAAGATGTCCTTTCTCCCTTCTATGTGTTTAGTGTTCCTTCTTTCTAATTGCAAGAAGAACGTATCCCTTGCTCTGTGTTCTTACAGTAACTtgtcatacttctttttttagcAATTTATAGATTCATTATAGTTGTAGCTCTGGAACTATATCTTCTACTAAGAAATATATTATCCTAGCATTCAAAATTATCtcttaatatatttcttaaatctgTATTATTAGTTACATTTTGGTTAATAATAATGGCTGGTATTCCAACAGTACCAAGTGCCACATATTTTATAAGACCTCCATATACATTAAtttatgcaatttttaaagaaacctgtGATATAGATTTTATTATTGTCACCTTTTGACATAGGAGGAAAAAGAAGCACAGTTATCAAGTGAATGAACTGtcctaaagtcacacagcagtGGAGTCAGGATTTCAATCCAAGCAATCTAACTCAGATCCTGTGCTTTTTAACCACTGACTTGTACACTCTTTAAATACATAACACATAAGTgatagttaaaaattaaatatgtcaaTCTGTTAGAAGTCCAAGGTATATTTATTCGCTGacaaatacttctttttaattgagatatagctgacatacagtattagtttcaggtgtctaACACAGAGATTTACCATTTGTGTATATTACAAAGGGATTACCATGATAAATCTAGCTACCACTGTCACCATACATATACTATTAACTATATTCCCCGTGCTGTACACTGCATAcccatatctttttattttataactagaagtttgtaccttttactCTCCTTAACTTATTTTCACCAAGTCCTCCAACTctttcccttctggcaaccaccagatcATTCTCATATCTGTGAGTCTGATgacaaacaaatatttgttataaatgcAAGAACTCCATATTTTTATGATCCACTAGGGAAATTAAGGAAAGTATCCTAGAACCAATCTGAGAGGTCACTCAGAGATAAGAAAGGAATCTTCTAGGAGGATCCAGTTTTTCCAGCCTTAAACCTTAAGATAAGGAGTAACTGATAGCCTTCTTCTATGAAAACCACTTGttcctttcctattttctgtcttttctgcatttattcCTCTCTCTGTTACCTACCACCGGGCATTCCCATCTCTCCCACAGAGCTCGTAAGAAatacctcctccctccccacaatTCTGCCTCACTGagagacatggaaaaaaatgtgatgaaCAATGAAAAGCCTCAATCGGCACATGAGCATGCAGATTCTACATTTGTTGACCTGCTGGACTCTGGACTAGAGCAGAACAATAGAATGCAGACAACAGCCAGAGGTAAATGGAAGACAGACTTGATGTGCCAATGTGACTGACCTCAGATGACCTAGTAAAACCTCCATCCAATCACACACTCCCACTTCATCATTCCCAAATGGTACCTCACAgaatcccaaaattgtaaagagactttaaaactaccaaattttgggcagccctggtggtgcagcggtttagtgccacctgcagcctggagtgtgaacctggaggcccaggatcgagtcccacgtcaggctacctgcatggagcctgcttctccctctgcctgtgtctctgcctctctctctctccccgtgtctctcatagataaataaaattgctaaaaaatatatttaaaaaataaataaaactaccaaattttatgttttgtataattttaccacaataaaaataaataagtaaatggaatttattaccccccaaatatatgtgtgtgtgtgtgtatgtgtgtatactcAAAGCAAACCACCTCATTTACAAATGAACACTTATGGCTTAAAGAGAGGAACTGACTTGCCAAGTATCCAGTGGCTACTTAGAGAATTTGCACCTTGTTTCCAGCCATATCACCGCCCTTGAAGTCAGAAAGTCTGGTGTGGCTTCATTTTGCcttgaaagaaggaaatggaTCAGATGGATCTTAAATGTACTCAAGTGCCTCCAATTCAGCATGAACGCAGTCTCCATTGGAATAGATCATTTTCAAGGTGATGATCTGGTTGGAGAAACTAGGAAAGGATGGAGCACTGGATTCCTCTCTGGGAATCCTGGTCCCTGGACAAGGAAGGTGTTTTGGCTACTATTCCCCACCCAGCTGATTTTTCACTGAAGGACCCAATGAGCACAGTCCAGGTCACACTCAGCTAAGCCCCTCAGAGAATGGTGCTGAAAATATTCAGAGACCTTTTACTCTAACTTCCTCTACTTACAGATGAGATGACAGAGGCTGAGAGATGTTCACTGTTCCCCCAAAGCCACACACTAGATATTTGCCAGGCTACTAACTTAGAAATCAGTGTTCTTTAAACGATACTAAGCTAACTGCTGAAGACACTAAGTGATTGTTGCTACTGTGATTCAAGAATCAGATCTCACTGTGCAGCATTGGTGGTATAGTGGTGAACATAGCTGCCTTCCAAGAATCAGATCTTGTCCCCAAGAACAAAATACCATGTTCCTAGGggcttttcaaaaacaaataggTGGTGTCTAAGAAGAATCACAAAAGAGGAAAGTTCAGAGGATCCGGGTCTGAGCTGAAGGACTGAATTCAAATTATATCTGAatttatatatctaaaaaaaaaataaatgccccaAGAAGTTAGCCAATTCAAACAATTTAAGATCCTGAGTTTGATGTAGAAAATGTACCTACCCACTGAGAGTCCAAGAGTTCTGAATAAATACTTagatctttttattctttaaaataaattaagccaCACACTATAATCAAGGGAACAACTTCCccatggaatttattttctcttgggtGAAACATTGCCAAAGAAACTATGACTTAGGAAAGGTTTAAAATCTGCTTCAATTAATTAGTTTAGTGAAATTTCTGTAAAGTTCTGACACCCAATAATGAAGTAGTAAGAGAAGAAAGTTGAAGGAAGGACATAAAGGGAACTTGTTTCCAGACTGAACTACtaagaatggaaaggagaaaaaatagagaggaaagcAAGGGCCAGGACAGCTGGGCACTAGCTCTGATCATAACTGATTACCTACCTAACTTGAGCACGTCATTCACCTCTTCACTTATCGTTCTCCCCTGACTCTGCTTCTATATAAAATAACAGAACAGAGCTGGATTATCTCCATTGTACCTTCCCACTCTAACATTCATGGACTCATGTACAAGTCACTTACAGTCCCCAGTGCCTCACCCTCTCCTTCAATAATGATAGTGGTAATAACAATATAATCTGTGGGAATTCCCTTAGAAAGGAAATtccctcatccatccatccatccatccatccatccatccattcatactttcattcaacaaatagtactAGGTCCTTAGCCCATAGAATGTAGCCAAGCACTATTCCAGGTACAAGAGATGTGgaagtaaaaaatacaaagtcCTTAGTCTCGTGAAGGTTAAATCCTTCATATCCCTACCAGGACATAATGGAGTTACAGACAGACAATAAATAGAAGTTgatttgcagaaagaaaaataaagtaatagggaatggggggatccctgggtggctcagcagtttggcacctgcctttggcccagggcgcaatcctggagtcccaggatcgagtcccacatcgggctcctggcatggagcctgcttctccctcctcctgtgtctttgcctctctctctctccctctctctctctctctctatcataagtaagtgagtaaataaataaataaataaatcctttaaaaaaataaaataaaatgatagggaATGCTGATGGACATTATATTATTACAGTAGTAAGCAAAGGCCATCGCTTACCAAGATCTCTGTCTGCTAtcttgagaagaaagaaatagaatgagaaaTGTAAGAAAACCAGTTAGATGAACATCACAATAATTCAGTCAAGAGATGCTTGTGTCTTAGGCCAGGACAGTAGCAGTGAAGGTTTTAAGAATTGGTCAGATTTgggatatatatattattttttaagattttggttatattttgaagataaaatgagatttgCTGATGTTTAGATTGAGaggataaagaaagagaaattgaggataCCTCCAAGGTTTTAGACTTCATCAATCAGGCCAGAGTTGCCATTTACTGAGCTGGGAAGGGCTGCGGGAGAGTCAGAATAGCAGGGAATAATAAGAATTCTGTTTGGGGCATTTTACATGAAGTTGCTGTTGGTACACAACCTCAGGAGCTTCCCAGGTGAAATCTGAGACCAGTCCTTATACACAGAGGGCAGGGGGAAACCTTAGAAAGAGACAgaccactccagattggtaggtggcagttttaataagcaagagAATGTCCATACATGGCTTGTCTTGGACAATTACAATACAAGATCTCTGCAACCACTTGCCAactcttaaaagtttatatagaaatCCTTTACTGTGTTCAGTCACATATACTGTCCAGATGGCCTCCATACCATATTGCTCcttcaaggctgtgtccttgggcAGCTTCTAGCCCAGGGAAGGCAATGTGGAGCACACACTCCCAGGACAGGGAAGTGGGGAACATCTTCCAACTGATGGGGTCCAGCTCTCTGACCAACCAGCAGTCACATCCTCAATGACCTCCTCCAACAGTTGTCTTTCAAAATTCTCAGTAGATTTCATCAAGATGGTGACACAGTTTATTCCCAACCTCAGTCCCCCTCACAAAAAGACCAGCTGGCAACTATCCATACACCTAACACCATTTTGtaaatcccagaacccagaggtAAAGTTGAAGCacccaccaacaacaacaacagaggcCAGGAAGTACTGTCTTAGCAAGGTAAGATGAGCATTTTAACCTTAATTGCATCGCCTCCCTCTCAGGCCAGTACAGCTGCACCAAGAGGGGCCCCCTGGGCCTACAGCTTCTCCAGCAGGAAAAAGATAACCTAAGATAGACATGAAGCTTCTGAAGTATTCTGATATGCTTCTCAGGAAGCCCACTTGGATCTCAACTCATGGAGAACACTGTGTGGAACCTACAGAGCTCAACTACTGGAGATGATATAGAGACAGGGAGGGTTGGGTGGGGCTTACAGCACCTGGTGTTCAGATATTAGAGGACCAAGTTTTGGTAGCCACAGAACAGAGATCTCAGCCAGCATCTCTGCTTGACCAGGAAGTTCAGTTGGCAATTCTGCCTAATTCAAATCCATAGTCAATGGGCCAACCAACTATAGAGCCCATTCTATGACTCTATGACCCTACCTGGGTAGCTGAGCAAATTCCCAGCACTACTCAATTGCACAGCACAGTCTCCACCAATCCTTCTGGGATGCAAGGCCATAGACACCCAGCAGT
The Canis lupus familiaris isolate Mischka breed German Shepherd chromosome 18, alternate assembly UU_Cfam_GSD_1.0, whole genome shotgun sequence genome window above contains:
- the OR4B1F gene encoding olfactory receptor family 4 subfamily B member 1F (The RefSeq protein has 1 substitution, 1 frameshift compared to this genomic sequence), which codes for MANTNNVTELIIIGLFQDPEVQRVCFVIFLLVYLATVVGNGLIVLTVNVSKSLHSPMYFFLSYLSLVEITYSSTVVPKFITDLLAKIKTISLEGCVAQIFFFHFFGVTEIFLLTVMAYDRYVAICKPLHYTTIMSRSVCCLLVAGSWIGGFFHSMVQIIITLQLSFCGPNVIDHYFCDLHPLFKLACTDTSVEGVIVLANSGLFSIFSFLLLVSSYIVILFNLRNHSAEGRRKALSTCASHIMVVLLFFGPAIFLYMRPPSTFTEDKLVAVFYTVVTPMLNPIIYTLRNAEVKNAMRKLWGKKVNSGMG